Proteins from one Listeria innocua genomic window:
- a CDS encoding uracil-DNA glycosylase → MVKTWDEFLEQEAKQPYFIELMKAVSEAREEGNVYPSEEDMFSCFRLCPYDKVKVVILGQDPYHGPGQAHGLSFSVQKDVRIPPSLRNIYKELKSDLDIDPANHGYLAKWAEQGVLLMNTSWSVEEGKAGSHKKLGWATFTNHVLEELNNYDKPLVFILWGNHAIKAASGITNPKHLLIKGVHPSPLAASRGFFGSRPFSKTNEFLKENNRTPIDWDLNSK, encoded by the coding sequence ATGGTGAAAACTTGGGATGAATTTTTAGAGCAAGAAGCCAAACAGCCTTATTTTATAGAATTGATGAAAGCTGTGAGTGAAGCGAGAGAAGAAGGAAATGTTTATCCATCAGAGGAAGATATGTTTTCGTGTTTCCGCTTATGCCCTTATGATAAAGTCAAAGTTGTCATCCTTGGTCAAGACCCTTATCATGGCCCAGGTCAGGCACATGGCTTAAGTTTTTCTGTGCAAAAAGACGTTCGAATCCCGCCAAGCCTTCGAAATATTTACAAGGAACTAAAAAGCGACTTGGATATTGATCCAGCTAATCACGGTTATCTTGCTAAATGGGCGGAACAGGGAGTTTTACTAATGAACACAAGCTGGAGTGTGGAGGAAGGGAAAGCCGGAAGCCACAAAAAATTAGGTTGGGCGACATTTACCAATCACGTTTTAGAAGAATTAAATAATTACGATAAGCCGCTCGTCTTTATTTTATGGGGAAATCACGCTATAAAAGCTGCAAGTGGTATCACTAATCCAAAACATTTACTGATTAAAGGAGTACATCCATCACCCCTTGCCGCAAGTCGTGGCTTTTTCGGAAGTAGACCATTTTCAAAAACTAATGAGTTCTTAAAAGAGAATAATAGAACGCCAATTGATTGGGATTTAAATAGTAAATAA
- a CDS encoding iron chaperone produces MEAFAEYLAEIENPEHRARTQEVLTWVAETFPNLKPEIKWNTPMFTNNGTFIIGFSIAKQHMSVSPEVAGIDRFETELKEAGYSHTKGIFRILWKKPVDFDLLAKIIEFNIQDKANYSSFWRV; encoded by the coding sequence ATGGAAGCTTTTGCAGAATATCTAGCTGAGATTGAAAACCCGGAACACCGCGCACGAACACAAGAAGTTTTAACCTGGGTGGCGGAAACTTTTCCAAATCTAAAGCCAGAAATCAAATGGAATACACCAATGTTCACCAATAATGGTACGTTCATCATTGGATTCTCAATTGCAAAACAGCATATGAGTGTTTCCCCAGAAGTAGCTGGAATTGATCGTTTTGAAACGGAACTGAAAGAAGCTGGTTATAGTCATACGAAGGGAATTTTCCGGATTTTATGGAAGAAACCAGTAGATTTTGATTTACTAGCAAAAATAATCGAGTTTAATATTCAAGATAAAGCTAATTATAGTAGTTTTTGGCGCGTATAA
- the floA gene encoding flotillin-like protein FloA (flotillin-like protein involved in membrane lipid rafts), which yields MTMIGPIIIAVLIIIFLIVFFTLVPVGLWISALSARVPVGLGTLIGMRLRRVVPSRVVKPLIKAVKAGLDLEVNQLESHYLAGGDVDNTVDALIAAHRANIELDFSRAAAIDLAGRDVLEAVQTSVTPKVIRTPEFTGVAQNGVEVKVITQITVQSNIERIVGGAGEDTVIARVGEAVVSTVGETREHTDVLENPNSISKKVQEQGLGDGTAYTILSIDIAEMRIGDNIKAKLDIEKANADMEVAQAAASKRKAEAIALEQENRAAVVAAEAEVPRALSRALEEGNLGVMDYYKMENVQSDTAMRESIAHEDEK from the coding sequence ATGACAATGATTGGACCAATTATTATCGCAGTATTGATTATCATCTTTTTAATCGTCTTTTTTACTTTAGTACCAGTGGGGTTATGGATTAGTGCATTATCCGCACGTGTACCAGTAGGACTAGGAACATTAATCGGGATGAGATTACGTCGGGTTGTACCTTCTCGCGTTGTAAAACCGTTAATTAAAGCAGTAAAAGCAGGACTTGATTTAGAAGTAAACCAACTTGAAAGTCACTATTTAGCAGGTGGGGACGTGGATAACACAGTTGATGCGTTAATCGCCGCACACCGCGCAAATATTGAATTAGATTTTAGCCGTGCAGCAGCCATTGACCTTGCTGGACGTGACGTACTTGAAGCAGTACAAACTTCTGTAACACCAAAAGTTATCCGTACACCTGAATTTACTGGTGTGGCGCAAAATGGGGTAGAAGTAAAAGTTATTACACAAATTACCGTACAATCTAATATTGAACGTATCGTCGGTGGTGCGGGTGAAGATACAGTTATCGCGCGTGTCGGTGAAGCTGTAGTATCTACAGTCGGTGAAACGAGAGAACATACAGACGTACTTGAAAATCCAAACAGCATTTCGAAAAAAGTCCAAGAACAAGGACTTGGAGACGGAACTGCATACACAATTTTATCTATTGATATTGCTGAGATGCGTATCGGTGACAACATTAAAGCAAAACTAGACATCGAAAAAGCCAACGCGGACATGGAAGTTGCTCAAGCAGCTGCATCGAAACGTAAAGCTGAAGCGATTGCCCTAGAACAAGAAAACAGAGCTGCCGTAGTAGCCGCAGAAGCAGAAGTACCACGTGCTCTTTCTCGCGCTTTAGAAGAAGGCAACTTAGGCGTAATGGATTACTACAAAATGGAAAATGTACAATCAGATACAGCAATGCGCGAATCGATTGCACACGAAGACGAAAAATAA
- a CDS encoding NfeD family protein, producing MKHNFTEDDFVYGESWGLVHRGVLEDKEIERMKALRDKVVGKKGVAQTTLKPIGSVRIDGEVYEARLKTGYLEVGKPIIAVGIDFGYVLVNEDIQEGEK from the coding sequence TTGAAGCATAATTTTACAGAAGATGACTTTGTTTATGGAGAATCATGGGGACTCGTGCATCGGGGGGTTTTAGAGGACAAAGAAATAGAAAGAATGAAAGCGCTACGAGACAAAGTAGTGGGCAAAAAAGGTGTAGCACAAACGACACTTAAACCGATTGGCAGTGTCAGAATAGACGGAGAAGTCTATGAAGCTCGCTTGAAAACAGGTTATTTGGAAGTTGGAAAACCAATAATTGCAGTAGGTATCGATTTCGGATACGTACTAGTTAATGAAGATATACAGGAGGGAGAAAAATGA
- a CDS encoding low temperature requirement protein A, translating to MTERKVSWLELFFDLIFVTAVASTTHLLLSVDNHPDKTAVYFGEYLLMVTPMFWAWVGQTMFFNRFGEKIKLPELYMLPQMFFLILMTASFDLTFSNTYYTFLIGYLGIRFITVIQYFVISRQLSGNARKVAIILGSVFLLGVFTTATSVFFDGFIRYLVMYLGIAVDIILPLFLAKTLRKVPVDFPHLAERFGLFVIITFGESIVAITTILVGHTLDLYTISYTFLGFLIISTLFVSYFHSFEKIIDHHKETYGQYLIYGHFFIIISIMLLAANLHLLFEDHLEKNVLLLMLFGSVALFFISKQFVFITHKKVEVSFSFWKDALLLLLLVGLFFLNLYTNLPLFVSFVSIWICALIDLGLQFRTSRPARI from the coding sequence ATGACTGAAAGAAAAGTTTCTTGGCTAGAATTATTTTTTGATTTAATATTTGTTACCGCGGTTGCTTCCACGACCCATCTTTTACTTAGTGTTGATAATCATCCCGATAAAACAGCTGTTTATTTTGGCGAATATTTACTGATGGTAACGCCGATGTTTTGGGCATGGGTGGGGCAGACGATGTTTTTCAACCGTTTTGGTGAAAAGATAAAATTACCTGAACTTTATATGTTGCCGCAAATGTTTTTCTTGATTTTGATGACGGCGAGCTTTGATTTAACTTTTTCAAATACGTACTATACTTTTTTAATTGGTTATTTAGGCATTCGATTTATTACGGTTATTCAGTATTTTGTTATTAGTAGACAGCTAAGTGGAAACGCGCGCAAGGTGGCGATTATACTAGGAAGTGTGTTTCTGCTTGGGGTTTTCACGACAGCTACTTCGGTTTTCTTTGATGGCTTTATTCGTTATTTAGTAATGTATCTAGGTATCGCAGTTGATATTATTTTACCGTTATTCTTAGCAAAAACATTACGGAAAGTTCCCGTTGATTTCCCGCATTTGGCAGAGCGATTTGGTTTGTTCGTCATTATTACATTTGGTGAGAGCATCGTCGCGATTACTACCATTTTGGTGGGGCATACGCTTGATTTATACACTATCAGCTATACTTTTCTCGGCTTTTTAATTATCAGCACACTCTTCGTCTCTTACTTTCATAGCTTTGAAAAAATAATCGATCATCATAAAGAAACATATGGGCAGTACTTAATTTATGGACATTTCTTTATTATTATTTCCATTATGCTACTTGCGGCGAATTTGCATTTATTGTTTGAGGATCATTTAGAAAAAAACGTATTACTTTTGATGTTGTTTGGCTCTGTAGCACTATTTTTCATCTCAAAACAATTCGTTTTTATAACCCACAAAAAGGTGGAAGTGAGCTTTTCTTTTTGGAAAGATGCGCTTTTATTATTGCTTCTCGTTGGGTTGTTTTTCCTTAATCTTTATACAAATTTACCGTTATTTGTTAGTTTTGTAAGCATTTGGATTTGTGCATTGATTGATCTTGGGTTGCAGTTTCGGACTTCGCGACCTGCACGGATATAA